Proteins encoded by one window of Flagellimonas lutaonensis:
- a CDS encoding peroxiredoxin → MATIRLGDKAPDFTAKTTQGTLNFYDYLGDSWGILFSHPADFTPVCTTELGTAAKFKEEFDKRNVKMIALSVDPLDSHHEWIKDINETQNTVVNFPIIADEDKKVSELYDMIHPNADDNLTVRSVFIIAPDKTVKLILTYPASTGRNFYELLRVIDSLQLTAYHKVATPANWEHGQKVVVSPSIPTDEAMKLFDEGVEEIKPYLRFTPDPLAQSQV, encoded by the coding sequence ATGGCAACAATACGATTGGGCGATAAAGCACCGGACTTCACAGCAAAAACGACACAAGGAACCCTTAATTTTTACGATTACCTCGGCGACAGTTGGGGCATTCTTTTCTCGCACCCAGCCGATTTTACCCCGGTTTGCACCACCGAGTTGGGCACCGCGGCAAAATTCAAGGAAGAATTTGACAAGCGAAACGTTAAAATGATAGCGCTGAGCGTAGACCCTTTGGATTCTCACCATGAGTGGATAAAGGACATCAACGAGACCCAGAACACGGTGGTTAATTTTCCTATAATCGCGGACGAAGACAAGAAAGTTTCGGAACTCTACGACATGATCCACCCAAATGCCGATGACAACCTAACAGTGCGATCGGTTTTTATCATCGCGCCCGACAAAACGGTGAAGCTGATCTTGACCTATCCGGCTTCCACGGGGCGTAATTTTTACGAATTACTAAGGGTAATCGATTCATTACAGCTAACGGCCTACCACAAAGTGGCCACGCCCGCCAATTGGGAGCATGGCCAAAAGGTAGTGGTAAGTCCTTCGATTCCCACAGATGAGGCGATGAAACTTTTTGATGAAGGTGTTGAGGAAATCAAACCGTACCTTCGGTTCACACCAGACCCATTGGCACAGTCGCAGGTATAA
- a CDS encoding cold-shock protein, translating into MSKGTVKFFNDSKGYGFITEEGSETDHFVHVSGLIDEIREGDAVEFELQQGKKGLNAVNVQVL; encoded by the coding sequence ATGAGTAAAGGAACAGTAAAATTCTTCAACGATTCAAAAGGCTACGGCTTTATTACTGAAGAAGGTTCAGAAACAGATCACTTTGTACACGTTTCAGGTTTAATCGATGAAATTCGCGAAGGTGATGCTGTAGAATTTGAACTACAGCAAGGTAAAAAAGGATTGAACGCAGTAAATGTACAAGTACTATAA
- a CDS encoding peptidylprolyl isomerase, which yields MQNGIYAKFNTSKGEILVKLTHDKTPGTVGNFVALAEGNMKNSAKPEGQPYYDGLKFHRVINDFMIQGGCPQGTGTGSPGYQFDDEFHHDLKHDAPGVLSMANAGPGTNGSQFFITHVATPWLDNKHTVFGHVEHGQEVVDAIEQGDTINNLEIVRVGEEAQNWDAVEAFKNFEALKQKRLVAERAKAEAELEKLAAGFEKTESGLRYKIMQKGSGANAEKGKKVSVHYEGMLTDGRVFDSSYQRKQPIDFQLGIGQVMPGWDEGIALLKVGDKARFVIPPHLAYGSRGAGGVIPPNATLLFDVELVKVG from the coding sequence ATGCAAAACGGTATCTACGCAAAATTCAACACGAGCAAAGGTGAGATTTTGGTGAAACTTACCCATGACAAGACCCCGGGAACCGTGGGCAATTTTGTGGCCCTGGCCGAGGGAAACATGAAGAATTCGGCCAAACCGGAGGGGCAGCCCTATTACGATGGTTTAAAATTCCATCGGGTCATCAACGATTTTATGATACAGGGTGGGTGCCCGCAGGGTACCGGCACCGGTAGCCCAGGGTACCAGTTCGATGATGAGTTCCACCATGATTTGAAACACGATGCCCCCGGTGTGCTGTCAATGGCGAATGCCGGACCGGGCACCAATGGCAGCCAGTTTTTCATCACTCATGTGGCCACACCATGGCTCGATAACAAACATACCGTGTTCGGGCATGTTGAACACGGCCAAGAGGTGGTCGATGCCATTGAGCAGGGCGATACCATCAATAACTTGGAAATTGTTCGGGTGGGCGAAGAGGCCCAAAACTGGGATGCTGTAGAGGCGTTCAAAAACTTTGAGGCCTTAAAACAGAAACGTTTGGTCGCTGAGCGCGCCAAGGCCGAGGCAGAATTGGAAAAACTGGCCGCAGGTTTTGAAAAGACCGAAAGCGGCCTTCGATATAAAATCATGCAAAAAGGTAGCGGAGCCAATGCAGAAAAGGGCAAAAAGGTATCGGTACATTATGAGGGCATGCTGACCGATGGTCGCGTATTCGATTCTTCTTACCAACGAAAACAGCCGATTGATTTTCAATTGGGCATCGGGCAGGTGATGCCAGGTTGGGATGAGGGCATCGCCCTGCTGAAGGTGGGCGACAAGGCACGTTTTGTGATTCCACCCCATTTGGCCTACGGCAGCAGAGGTGCCGGTGGGGTTATTCCGCCAAACGCTACATTGCTTTTTGATGTAGAGTTGGTAAAGGTGGGCTAG
- a CDS encoding HdeD family acid-resistance protein codes for MEKTMVNKWWIPVLLGVVLFAASIFIVTRPTEAFLGLALVFGWFILFSGIMNIIFSVQNRKVFDDWIWYLLLGIIEVALGTALLLQPHMSVNALILFTGFWMVFLAVSRISSAFLLKKMKISMWWLPLVSGILIFIFSFLILVNPLIAVFSIIYLTAIPLMIYGAMAIYFGFNLRNYNKS; via the coding sequence ATGGAAAAAACAATGGTCAATAAATGGTGGATACCCGTGTTGCTCGGTGTAGTATTGTTTGCAGCTTCGATTTTCATAGTAACCAGACCTACAGAGGCCTTCTTGGGTCTAGCTTTGGTTTTTGGATGGTTCATTCTCTTTAGTGGTATCATGAACATCATCTTTTCGGTGCAAAACAGAAAGGTGTTTGACGATTGGATTTGGTATCTATTATTAGGGATTATTGAAGTGGCACTTGGCACTGCGCTATTGCTTCAGCCACACATGTCGGTCAACGCGTTGATTCTTTTTACTGGATTTTGGATGGTTTTTCTTGCGGTTTCGAGAATAAGTAGTGCCTTTTTACTTAAAAAAATGAAAATCTCGATGTGGTGGCTTCCGCTGGTGTCAGGTATTTTAATTTTCATTTTTAGCTTTCTCATTCTTGTCAACCCATTGATTGCCGTTTTTAGTATTATATATTTAACCGCCATTCCATTAATGATATATGGTGCCATGGCCATTTATTTTGGTTTTAATCTTAGAAATTACAACAAAAGTTGA
- a CDS encoding Crp/Fnr family transcriptional regulator, with amino-acid sequence MAQLKNEKPLKELFERLTTSHAELTGNGPLTAKKYRKGQTIFQQGSIPKGAHYIKSGWVKISRVDGNGNEKVLRLVTKNQFIGHLSLIKKWDYLSTAVAVTDCEVFFIAKQVFFELLQKDNTFASLVIEMLADELVETETHLDTLLTKNIQERIANLLLSLEQSSDADPTFNDSLIRLPKKDLAAIVNITPETLSRHLKVLDDKGLIENNKDHIELLNRKGLLKKSNLVD; translated from the coding sequence ATGGCACAACTTAAGAATGAAAAACCTTTAAAGGAATTGTTTGAAAGGCTGACGACCTCCCATGCCGAGTTAACTGGCAATGGCCCCTTGACCGCAAAAAAATACAGAAAGGGACAAACAATTTTTCAGCAAGGGAGCATACCCAAGGGAGCACATTATATAAAGTCTGGTTGGGTGAAAATATCAAGGGTAGACGGTAACGGTAATGAGAAAGTACTTCGGTTGGTGACAAAAAACCAGTTCATAGGGCATCTTTCACTGATAAAAAAATGGGATTATCTAAGTACTGCAGTGGCCGTTACTGATTGTGAGGTCTTTTTTATTGCCAAGCAGGTGTTTTTTGAACTTTTACAAAAAGACAACACCTTTGCTTCATTGGTGATAGAAATGTTGGCCGATGAACTGGTGGAAACCGAAACCCATTTAGATACCCTTTTAACAAAAAATATACAAGAGCGCATAGCAAACCTACTTTTGAGCCTTGAACAGTCGTCAGATGCAGACCCGACTTTCAACGATAGCCTCATTAGGTTGCCCAAAAAAGATTTGGCTGCCATTGTCAATATCACCCCGGAGACACTTAGCCGACATCTCAAGGTGTTGGATGATAAGGGACTGATTGAAAACAACAAGGACCATATTGAGTTGCTGAACAGAAAAGGATTGCTCAAGAAAAGTAATCTGGTCGATTAA
- a CDS encoding YfdX family protein codes for MKTILRNSVYMLMAVITLTSCAQDKSNDKGSNETNASVDNDEVRIEKPETLDMSKEDLDSGVQGKAVEEVDEASSAIIEEAAMAVQHTYEAIKAINDKDKKAALEALEKATGKLELLVAREPSMALLPVEVATETRDFIADLKVIKKQKKMAEKAIEDDYLQVARRALADMASEVEISTVSVPLATFPDAMKVAAVLLDEDKMEEAKIALYTALNTLVIEKEIIPLPILRAEVMIAAAQSEDAKDEDKKKEVLNLLENAEYQLIMAEELGYGKRDKEYKELNSSIKELMKSVEADGDSQGLFDKLKNKLRNFKNRTSQKSTNSGSN; via the coding sequence ATGAAAACAATCTTAAGAAACAGCGTCTATATGCTAATGGCAGTGATTACGTTGACCTCATGTGCCCAAGACAAATCAAATGACAAAGGTAGCAATGAAACAAATGCCAGTGTTGATAATGACGAAGTGCGTATAGAAAAGCCCGAAACCCTTGATATGTCAAAAGAAGATTTGGACAGCGGGGTTCAAGGCAAGGCAGTGGAAGAAGTGGACGAGGCCTCTTCAGCGATTATTGAAGAGGCGGCAATGGCGGTACAGCATACCTACGAAGCCATAAAGGCCATTAACGATAAAGACAAAAAGGCAGCCTTGGAGGCCCTGGAAAAAGCGACCGGTAAACTTGAGCTTTTAGTGGCAAGGGAACCCAGTATGGCATTGCTTCCGGTGGAAGTCGCCACCGAGACCCGAGATTTCATCGCGGACTTAAAGGTTATCAAAAAACAAAAGAAAATGGCAGAAAAGGCCATCGAAGACGACTACCTACAGGTGGCGCGGCGGGCCTTAGCCGATATGGCCAGTGAGGTCGAGATTTCTACCGTATCGGTTCCCCTCGCTACCTTTCCCGATGCTATGAAGGTGGCCGCCGTGCTCCTTGATGAAGACAAGATGGAAGAGGCCAAGATTGCCCTATACACTGCCTTGAACACCTTGGTCATCGAAAAGGAAATCATACCATTGCCCATCTTAAGGGCAGAGGTCATGATCGCCGCTGCCCAAAGTGAAGATGCCAAAGACGAGGACAAGAAAAAAGAGGTGCTGAACCTGCTTGAAAATGCAGAGTACCAATTGATCATGGCAGAGGAATTGGGTTACGGAAAAAGGGACAAGGAGTACAAAGAGTTGAACAGCTCGATCAAAGAACTCATGAAATCAGTGGAAGCTGACGGTGATTCGCAAGGACTTTTCGACAAGTTGAAAAACAAGTTAAGAAATTTTAAGAACCGTACCTCCCAAAAGTCCACAAACAGTGGGAGCAATTAA
- a CDS encoding Hsp20/alpha crystallin family protein, with protein MKLFKWTKNLKPKFPNIVENFFGKKIDDEVGHDELVATVPSVNIKDKKKSFEVSLALPGVDKGDVNVEVVDDRLVISSQKQYEKEESDGDWMRKEFGYASFQRVFQLPENSNPDDINATMKNGILKISIGKLKEGNPTKRKIQLS; from the coding sequence ATGAAACTATTTAAATGGACAAAGAACCTTAAGCCCAAATTTCCCAATATTGTTGAGAACTTTTTTGGAAAGAAAATCGACGATGAGGTGGGGCATGACGAATTGGTGGCCACTGTGCCTTCTGTCAACATCAAGGACAAGAAAAAATCGTTCGAAGTCTCCTTGGCATTGCCAGGGGTAGACAAAGGAGATGTCAACGTTGAGGTCGTCGATGACCGCCTCGTTATATCATCCCAAAAACAGTACGAGAAAGAAGAAAGCGATGGCGATTGGATGCGCAAGGAATTTGGTTATGCCTCGTTTCAAAGGGTCTTTCAGTTGCCCGAAAACAGTAACCCAGATGACATTAATGCTACAATGAAGAACGGGATATTGAAAATATCTATTGGAAAACTCAAAGAAGGCAACCCAACAAAAAGAAAAATTCAGCTAAGCTGA
- a CDS encoding Hsp20/alpha crystallin family protein codes for MSLLRSNFPAFSVFNDLFDGDVYRSNVARQNWVPAVNVVENDTDFEIQVAAPGMQKDQFDVSVENGVLTITGNVTEEEEQKEKKFTRKEFAAKSFTRLFTLPENIDDEGIAAKYQNGILLLTLKKKEKEEPKKKQISVS; via the coding sequence ATGTCACTATTACGATCAAATTTTCCGGCTTTTTCGGTCTTTAACGACCTATTCGACGGCGATGTTTACCGTTCAAATGTGGCACGACAAAATTGGGTGCCCGCGGTAAACGTTGTCGAAAACGACACAGATTTTGAAATTCAGGTCGCGGCACCGGGCATGCAAAAAGATCAATTCGATGTTTCGGTTGAAAATGGTGTTTTGACCATTACGGGCAACGTAACCGAAGAAGAGGAACAAAAAGAAAAGAAGTTCACCAGAAAAGAGTTTGCGGCAAAATCATTTACACGCTTGTTCACGTTGCCCGAAAACATAGATGATGAGGGCATAGCTGCCAAATATCAAAATGGAATTCTGCTCCTCACACTAAAGAAAAAAGAAAAAGAAGAACCCAAGAAAAAACAGATCAGTGTAAGTTAA
- a CDS encoding mechanosensitive ion channel family protein: MSQVSDRKSLSYSGVFFMSLSKISFLLGIFLAVNLLQILPSDISFDNWFKKLKISLNVFILTYLIAELLVYFYDSYTKSKSGRATSLYHIIIRILTYISGLVVFTNLIGFELAPVLTALGVGGLAVALALQDTLSNLFAGLHILAARQLKPGDYIKLDSGEEGYVVDINWRNTEVKTLLENVIIIPNSKISSSISTNYFTLQKNMYFQVTVGVHYDSNLEHVEKVTLETAKELMAKYAPNLKNFEPRVRFFEFGDSSINMKVWLATDLYENQFQMRHEFVKMLHKRFNKEGIVIPFPIRTLHLPESLRIESNS; this comes from the coding sequence ATGAGTCAGGTTTCTGACCGAAAAAGTTTGAGTTATTCTGGTGTTTTCTTTATGTCCCTTAGTAAAATTTCATTTCTGCTGGGCATTTTCTTGGCAGTTAACTTGCTTCAAATTCTCCCATCAGATATCAGTTTTGACAACTGGTTCAAAAAGTTGAAGATAAGCCTTAATGTATTCATATTAACCTATCTCATTGCCGAGCTGTTAGTCTATTTCTACGATAGCTACACAAAATCAAAATCTGGAAGGGCCACATCACTTTACCATATTATTATACGAATACTGACCTACATTTCTGGTTTGGTGGTTTTCACGAATCTGATTGGTTTTGAATTGGCACCAGTGCTCACCGCGTTGGGGGTTGGGGGGCTTGCCGTTGCCCTAGCCCTACAGGATACCTTGAGCAACCTATTTGCCGGGCTGCACATTTTAGCGGCAAGACAATTAAAGCCTGGGGATTATATAAAATTGGATTCCGGTGAAGAGGGTTATGTCGTCGATATCAATTGGCGTAATACCGAAGTCAAGACCCTATTGGAAAATGTAATAATCATTCCCAACTCAAAAATCTCGAGCTCCATAAGTACTAACTATTTCACATTACAAAAGAACATGTACTTTCAGGTCACCGTTGGGGTACATTACGATTCCAATCTGGAACATGTTGAAAAAGTGACTCTGGAAACCGCCAAAGAACTTATGGCGAAATATGCCCCCAATCTAAAGAATTTTGAGCCCAGGGTACGGTTTTTCGAATTCGGTGACAGCAGTATCAATATGAAGGTATGGCTGGCCACTGATTTGTATGAAAATCAGTTTCAGATGCGTCACGAATTTGTCAAAATGTTGCACAAACGATTCAACAAAGAAGGCATAGTCATTCCTTTTCCCATACGTACCTTGCACCTACCTGAAAGTTTAAGAATAGAATCGAATTCATAA
- a CDS encoding M28 family peptidase has product MKKTLLLLLFLGFGLQAQTEDEQQIRAIYDAALTEGKAYYWLNHLSNQIGGRLSGSVQAQQAVEYTKEQLDSLGLDRVWLQPVMVPKWVRGAPEFAYVETKPGLTTNVPICALGGSVATPEGGLKAQVVEVQGIEDLSKLGRENIEGKIVFYNRPMDPTLINTFQSYSGCVDQRYSGAAEAAKYGAVGVIVRSMTLRLDDYPHTGSMSYGDTPVEKRIPAAAISTKGAELLSTTLKLDPNINFYFRQNCRQFPDVQSYNVIGEIRGSEHPEEIMVVGGHLDSWDLGDGSHDDGAGCVQSMEVLHLFKKIGYRPKRTLRVVLFMNEENGLRGGNKYAEVAKSKNEQHVFALESDAGGFTPRGFSFDCDDANFERIQGWKKLFEPYLIHMFVRGGSGADIGPLKDEELVLAGLRPDSQRYFDHHHAENDTFEHVNKRELELGAATMASLVYLVDKYGTVPPRKIKG; this is encoded by the coding sequence ATGAAAAAAACACTGTTGTTATTGCTCTTTTTAGGTTTCGGACTTCAAGCACAAACAGAAGATGAACAACAGATCAGGGCCATTTATGATGCCGCATTGACTGAGGGCAAGGCCTATTACTGGTTGAACCATCTTTCCAACCAAATCGGTGGCAGGCTTTCGGGCTCGGTACAGGCGCAGCAGGCCGTTGAATACACCAAAGAACAATTGGATTCTTTGGGCCTTGACCGGGTGTGGCTACAGCCCGTAATGGTGCCCAAATGGGTTCGGGGGGCACCTGAGTTTGCGTACGTAGAGACAAAACCGGGGCTTACCACCAACGTGCCCATCTGTGCGCTTGGTGGATCGGTGGCCACCCCAGAGGGCGGACTCAAGGCCCAAGTGGTTGAAGTACAGGGCATCGAAGACCTTTCGAAACTTGGACGGGAAAACATTGAGGGCAAAATAGTCTTTTACAACCGCCCGATGGATCCTACCTTGATCAATACATTCCAATCCTATTCCGGTTGCGTTGACCAGCGGTATTCAGGGGCGGCAGAAGCCGCAAAGTATGGGGCGGTGGGCGTTATCGTGCGCTCGATGACCCTTCGCCTAGATGACTATCCGCATACGGGCTCCATGAGCTATGGTGATACCCCTGTCGAAAAACGGATACCAGCCGCGGCTATCAGCACCAAGGGGGCCGAGCTTTTGAGCACTACCCTGAAGTTGGACCCAAATATCAATTTTTATTTTAGGCAGAATTGTCGGCAATTTCCTGATGTGCAATCGTATAATGTTATCGGCGAAATCCGCGGGAGCGAGCATCCCGAAGAAATCATGGTGGTCGGCGGTCATCTCGATTCTTGGGATCTGGGCGATGGCTCCCACGACGATGGGGCAGGCTGCGTGCAGAGTATGGAGGTGCTGCACCTTTTCAAAAAAATAGGTTACAGGCCCAAGCGTACCCTTCGTGTGGTACTCTTTATGAATGAAGAAAATGGTCTGCGAGGGGGCAACAAATATGCCGAGGTGGCCAAGAGCAAAAATGAGCAACACGTCTTCGCCTTGGAAAGCGATGCGGGCGGGTTTACCCCAAGGGGCTTCTCTTTTGATTGCGATGATGCCAATTTTGAACGGATACAGGGCTGGAAAAAGCTATTTGAACCGTATTTGATACATATGTTTGTTCGTGGGGGAAGTGGGGCCGATATTGGCCCTTTGAAAGACGAAGAACTTGTACTGGCGGGCCTACGGCCCGATTCGCAGCGCTATTTTGATCACCACCATGCCGAAAACGATACTTTTGAACATGTGAACAAACGCGAATTGGAACTCGGTGCGGCCACCATGGCTAGCTTGGTCTATTTGGTCGATAAATATGGCACCGTGCCACCTCGAAAGATAAAAGGATAG
- a CDS encoding PPK2 family polyphosphate kinase, whose product MDKVDITAYQVTEPVKLSQRNTHEDFNKSGDELKKELNDIRKELADFQDTLYAHGKYGILVCLQGMDTAGKDSLIREVFKDLNARGVEVHSFKVPTELELSHDYLWRHYIALPERGKFSVFNRTHYENVLVTKVHPQYILSENIPGVEALEDINDGFWEKRYRQINDFERHIAENGTVVFKFFLHLSKEEQRQRLLRRLRLKRKHWKFSPGDLKERKLWEKYMECYEEAINKTSKVHAPWFVVPADDKKAARVIVASILLQTLKKYKDVKAPELDDEIKANLELYREQLEKEKE is encoded by the coding sequence ATGGATAAAGTCGACATTACCGCATATCAAGTGACCGAGCCGGTCAAACTCTCACAACGCAATACCCACGAAGATTTTAATAAATCTGGTGACGAACTGAAAAAAGAGCTGAACGACATTAGAAAAGAACTGGCCGATTTTCAAGATACGTTATATGCCCATGGCAAATATGGTATATTGGTGTGCCTTCAGGGGATGGACACGGCGGGTAAGGACAGCCTTATACGCGAGGTGTTCAAAGACCTGAATGCCCGGGGCGTTGAGGTCCACAGCTTTAAGGTGCCCACAGAACTGGAACTGAGCCACGACTACCTTTGGCGACACTATATCGCCTTGCCCGAACGGGGCAAGTTCAGTGTGTTCAACCGAACCCATTACGAAAATGTACTGGTGACCAAGGTGCACCCACAGTACATACTTTCTGAGAATATTCCTGGTGTCGAAGCATTGGAAGATATCAATGATGGGTTTTGGGAAAAGCGCTACCGGCAAATAAACGACTTTGAAAGGCACATTGCCGAAAATGGCACAGTGGTGTTCAAGTTTTTTCTTCACCTGTCAAAGGAAGAGCAAAGACAGCGGTTGTTGAGGCGACTGAGGCTGAAGCGAAAGCATTGGAAATTTTCTCCGGGAGATTTAAAAGAACGAAAGCTATGGGAAAAGTACATGGAATGCTATGAGGAAGCCATCAACAAAACCTCGAAAGTACATGCCCCGTGGTTTGTAGTGCCCGCCGACGATAAAAAAGCGGCCCGCGTAATCGTGGCCTCCATTTTGCTACAGACGTTAAAAAAATACAAAGATGTCAAAGCCCCTGAGCTAGATGATGAAATAAAAGCTAATTTAGAATTGTATCGCGAACAGTTGGAAAAAGAAAAGGAATGA
- a CDS encoding sigma-54-dependent transcriptional regulator, translated as MSKILVIEDESAIRRVLVKILTEESDSYEVQEAEDGLKGMEIIKKEDFDLVLCDIKMPKMDGVEVLEAARKVKPEIPFIMISGHGDLDTAVNTMRLGAFDYISKPPDLNRLLTTVRNALDRKELVVENKILKKKVSKNYEMVGESKPITAIKDMIEKVAPTDARVLITGSNGTGKELVAHWIHQKSARSSAPFIEVNCAAIPSELIESELFGHVKGAFTSAVKDRAGKFETANKGTIFLDEIGDMSLSAQAKVLRALQENKISRVGSDKDIKVDVRVVAATNKDLKKEIEEGRFREDLYHRLAVILIQVPSLNERRDDIPLLIEHFAQKIAEEQGIAPKKFSKGAIEMLKGYDWTGNIRELRNVVERLIILGGKEVSEEDVKLFASK; from the coding sequence ATGTCTAAAATTCTGGTAATCGAAGATGAGTCTGCCATTAGAAGGGTGTTGGTCAAGATACTGACCGAAGAAAGCGATTCGTACGAGGTGCAAGAGGCCGAAGATGGCCTGAAAGGGATGGAAATCATCAAAAAAGAGGACTTTGACCTGGTGCTCTGCGATATAAAAATGCCCAAGATGGACGGGGTCGAAGTATTGGAGGCTGCCCGTAAGGTAAAGCCTGAGATTCCCTTTATCATGATTTCTGGCCACGGCGACCTTGATACGGCTGTCAATACAATGCGTTTGGGTGCCTTTGACTACATCTCAAAACCACCAGATCTAAATCGCCTATTGACCACGGTTCGCAATGCCCTTGACCGCAAAGAACTGGTGGTCGAGAACAAGATTTTGAAGAAAAAGGTCAGTAAGAACTATGAGATGGTAGGAGAGAGCAAGCCCATTACCGCCATCAAAGATATGATTGAAAAAGTGGCCCCCACAGATGCCCGTGTATTGATCACTGGGTCAAATGGTACGGGTAAAGAATTGGTGGCCCATTGGATTCACCAAAAAAGTGCACGGTCTTCGGCGCCGTTTATCGAGGTGAACTGTGCCGCCATTCCCTCTGAACTGATAGAGAGCGAGCTGTTCGGCCATGTAAAAGGTGCCTTTACATCGGCTGTCAAAGATAGGGCGGGCAAGTTCGAGACGGCCAATAAGGGAACCATTTTTTTGGATGAAATCGGTGATATGAGCCTTTCGGCCCAAGCGAAGGTCTTACGCGCCCTTCAAGAGAACAAAATCTCACGGGTGGGCTCCGACAAGGATATCAAAGTAGATGTGCGCGTGGTAGCTGCCACCAACAAGGATTTGAAGAAAGAAATCGAGGAAGGCCGCTTTAGGGAAGACCTTTACCACCGTTTGGCGGTCATATTGATCCAGGTGCCCTCGTTGAACGAAAGACGTGACGATATACCCTTGCTGATAGAACATTTTGCGCAAAAAATAGCGGAAGAGCAGGGCATAGCGCCCAAGAAGTTTTCAAAAGGTGCCATCGAAATGTTGAAGGGATATGATTGGACCGGTAACATCAGAGAGCTGCGCAATGTGGTGGAACGCTTGATCATCTTGGGTGGCAAGGAAGTAAGTGAAGAAGATGTGAAGCTGTTTGCCAGCAAGTAG
- a CDS encoding DUF6268 family outer membrane beta-barrel protein, protein MMQNRLVPVLFCCILFGVLGRAQSTDLLRIDYLRIPENNSGIGTSRYKVLLNVPIKLGNDDYFVIGGEYNRFEIDFSRPQPFDTEQIDVLHVMDMNLGYITRWNDNWRLITIATPRLASNLLDGVVTKDFFINATATLWKERMDAEVPFRLVLGLSYNSTTGLPFPLPLISYYRRFHPKWSYTLGIPRSNFKYHITDRHTLQLALLLDGYFINLQDDILLPDGRIGTRISLSTLVGAVGYQFNLSKMMSFYTLLGGSIEQEGKLRDNKRVDVFLLNREANLYLRGGFKISIF, encoded by the coding sequence ATGATGCAAAACCGCCTTGTTCCAGTGTTGTTTTGCTGCATTTTGTTCGGTGTGTTGGGGCGGGCCCAGAGCACCGACCTGTTGCGTATCGATTATTTGCGAATACCCGAAAACAATTCAGGCATCGGCACGTCGCGGTACAAGGTATTGCTCAATGTGCCCATCAAATTGGGCAACGACGATTATTTTGTGATCGGTGGTGAGTACAATCGTTTTGAAATTGACTTCTCGCGGCCCCAACCCTTTGATACAGAGCAGATAGATGTTCTTCATGTGATGGACATGAACTTGGGCTATATCACCAGATGGAACGACAATTGGCGCCTTATTACCATTGCCACGCCCAGATTGGCCTCGAACCTTCTTGATGGCGTGGTCACCAAAGACTTCTTTATCAATGCCACGGCCACCCTATGGAAAGAGCGTATGGATGCCGAAGTACCATTCAGGTTGGTGCTGGGGCTTTCTTACAATAGTACCACGGGCCTTCCTTTTCCATTGCCCCTGATCAGCTATTACCGGCGGTTCCACCCAAAATGGTCTTACACCCTGGGCATTCCCCGTTCAAACTTCAAATATCATATTACAGACCGCCACACATTGCAATTGGCACTATTATTGGATGGATACTTTATCAACCTACAAGATGACATATTGTTGCCCGACGGCCGTATAGGCACCCGGATCTCGTTATCGACCCTGGTGGGCGCGGTGGGCTACCAGTTCAATCTCTCAAAGATGATGTCCTTCTATACTTTGCTGGGCGGCTCCATTGAACAAGAGGGCAAATTGAGGGATAACAAACGTGTCGATGTTTTTTTGTTGAATAGAGAGGCGAATCTTTATCTTAGGGGAGGATTCAAAATATCAATTTTTTAA